A genomic stretch from Glaciecola nitratireducens FR1064 includes:
- a CDS encoding type II secretory pathway component — protein MSSGARKAARQSGSMIVMALFAIIVLALLAGTLVNMLSTSSNSVLFEVYGVRAKNAAQAGIQELAMTAFPLGAGPQLCNQVIVNPATFASIPGFQSCQFTARCTTSDINFNGEDYRYYRFSSTGSCGFDGVVVSRTVSVDAMQEN, from the coding sequence ATGAGCAGCGGAGCAAGAAAAGCTGCGCGGCAAAGTGGCAGCATGATAGTGATGGCTTTGTTTGCCATTATTGTTTTAGCGTTGCTGGCCGGCACACTCGTTAATATGCTCAGCACGTCATCAAATTCTGTGTTATTCGAGGTGTATGGTGTGCGTGCAAAAAATGCAGCGCAAGCGGGGATTCAAGAACTAGCCATGACGGCATTTCCTCTGGGAGCAGGACCACAGTTATGTAACCAAGTTATCGTTAATCCAGCAACCTTTGCTTCCATTCCTGGATTTCAATCGTGTCAATTTACAGCAAGGTGCACCACAAGCGATATCAATTTTAATGGCGAAGACTATCGCTATTACCGTTTTTCAAGTACTGGAAGTTGTGGATTTGATGGCGTTGTTGTCAGCCGCACGGTTTCTGTTGATGCGATGCAAGAGAATTAA
- a CDS encoding type II secretion system protein yields MFWSLSVLKHQRAQGGFTLLELIVVMIILGILAIYAVPKFSGASGYSEYTYQNRLISVLRNMQVRAMQDSRPSFCHRINFISTSTQVAFGPASTNYSAGNEAATCATSIDYNSPEYLRTSATEIQESSVSMTVVDGSTAINAIDFNSVGSPQTAVSNCSAGCRVTFTGQAAAQVCIESEGFIHAC; encoded by the coding sequence ATGTTTTGGTCATTATCGGTACTCAAACATCAACGAGCTCAAGGCGGGTTTACCCTCCTTGAGCTTATTGTCGTGATGATCATCCTCGGCATTTTAGCAATCTATGCAGTTCCCAAATTTAGCGGCGCTTCCGGCTACTCGGAATATACCTATCAGAACCGATTAATATCCGTATTACGAAACATGCAAGTTAGAGCAATGCAGGATTCACGTCCTTCGTTTTGCCACAGAATCAACTTTATCAGCACAAGCACCCAAGTGGCTTTCGGGCCAGCCTCCACAAATTATTCAGCGGGCAATGAAGCTGCCACTTGCGCAACGTCGATCGACTATAATTCTCCCGAATATCTAAGAACCTCAGCAACCGAAATCCAAGAATCGAGCGTTTCGATGACGGTAGTTGATGGTTCAACAGCAATCAATGCGATCGATTTCAACTCTGTTGGCTCCCCTCAAACGGCAGTATCCAATTGCAGTGCAGGCTGCCGAGTAACATTCACGGGCCAAGCTGCAGCTCAAGTGTGTATTGAATCGGAAGGGTTTATTCATGCTTGTTAA
- a CDS encoding prepilin-type N-terminal cleavage/methylation domain-containing protein, whose protein sequence is MKNQMNKQKGFTLIELIIVIVILGILAVTAAPRFIDLQSDAKASTLDGVKAALQGASQLVYAKAAIAGVQGSATAELVDINGTDVSTINGYPNAIVITDFTDLAPFLELDGAEFDLAKTAPTDDNFEIFFEGKAETDNCFIRYTNAGANSSPLITVIATGC, encoded by the coding sequence ATGAAAAACCAAATGAACAAACAGAAAGGCTTTACACTAATCGAGTTAATCATCGTTATCGTAATCCTTGGTATCTTGGCAGTAACCGCGGCTCCACGTTTTATTGATTTGCAGTCTGATGCTAAAGCGTCAACGCTTGATGGTGTTAAAGCTGCGCTTCAAGGAGCATCGCAATTGGTTTACGCAAAAGCTGCTATTGCAGGCGTTCAAGGCAGTGCAACTGCGGAGCTTGTTGATATCAATGGTACCGACGTTTCGACAATTAATGGATATCCAAATGCTATCGTAATCACTGACTTTACTGACTTAGCACCATTTTTAGAGCTCGACGGCGCTGAATTTGATTTAGCTAAAACAGCTCCGACAGATGACAATTTTGAGATTTTCTTTGAGGGCAAAGCAGAAACAGACAATTGCTTTATTCGTTATACTAACGCTGGTGCGAATTCCTCACCATTGATCACAGTTATTGCTACTGGCTGTTAA
- a CDS encoding PulJ/GspJ family protein gives MIIPNSTFKLNRGFTLIELVMVLVVLAIVSVGLTRFIRSSTQIFIDTSERERLLREGSFAVERINREISDAVPNSVRLTGNAGVHCLQFVPIKWSTFYLTLPMTPSSDREMDVFEMQDIDGNVFTPNNGSDYALVYPTSSDDVYSNTSNRRHLINSCSDDGDGDCATDDDADGVVQLTLSGAFSQASPAKRMYIASSAVNYCVRNNAIYRHESTISPTQTTFTSGGVLMAENLANALSADPNFAGVNSQNPFRVIDASLRRNAYTQTQFIFARDSEYMTFTQEIHVPNVP, from the coding sequence ATGATTATCCCAAATTCGACCTTTAAACTGAATCGCGGATTTACCTTAATTGAATTGGTTATGGTGCTGGTGGTGTTAGCGATCGTGTCGGTCGGGCTCACCCGTTTTATCCGTTCTTCAACTCAAATTTTTATTGATACAAGTGAGCGCGAACGTTTATTACGTGAAGGTAGTTTTGCGGTTGAACGCATTAATCGCGAAATATCTGATGCAGTGCCAAATTCAGTTCGATTAACGGGTAATGCAGGCGTGCACTGTTTACAGTTTGTGCCAATCAAATGGAGCACTTTTTACTTAACGCTACCGATGACGCCAAGTTCCGACCGCGAAATGGATGTTTTCGAAATGCAAGATATCGATGGCAACGTATTTACGCCAAACAACGGCAGTGACTACGCATTGGTTTATCCAACTAGTTCGGACGATGTCTATTCAAACACAAGCAACAGACGCCACCTTATTAACTCATGCAGTGATGACGGCGATGGTGATTGTGCAACCGACGATGACGCTGACGGTGTTGTGCAACTTACGCTGAGCGGTGCATTTTCACAAGCAAGTCCAGCAAAGCGCATGTACATTGCCAGTTCTGCGGTGAACTACTGTGTGCGAAATAACGCAATTTATCGGCATGAATCGACTATTTCACCTACTCAAACTACGTTCACAAGCGGTGGGGTATTAATGGCAGAAAACCTAGCCAATGCTCTCAGTGCAGATCCCAATTTCGCCGGTGTAAATAGTCAAAACCCATTCAGAGTTATTGATGCTTCATTGCGTCGAAACGCCTACACACAAACGCAGTTTATTTTTGCCAGAGACAGTGAATATATGACTTTTACACAGGAGATTCATGTTCCTAATGTGCCCTAG
- a CDS encoding type IV pilus modification PilV family protein — MLVNSPIQIKAARFQSTPFQHGFTLIELVVGIVIFAVAMVLVVSFLQPQVRKGIDPIWQVRAASLGQSISNEILAKPFDQNSNQVGGMERCNEAVTCTDSGALGPDAGENRDSYNDVDDYHGLNVSGEDIFNSLGLNTEVDGTYIYAGFNAQVSVFYDQNLDGIDDLAVGNKKLITVTITTPGGERIVLTSVKGNF, encoded by the coding sequence ATGCTTGTTAATTCACCTATTCAAATTAAGGCTGCGCGTTTTCAATCAACGCCCTTTCAACATGGTTTCACCTTAATTGAACTTGTTGTTGGCATTGTTATATTTGCTGTTGCGATGGTGCTAGTCGTTAGTTTTTTGCAGCCGCAGGTAAGAAAGGGAATTGATCCCATCTGGCAGGTGCGAGCAGCATCGTTGGGCCAATCAATAAGCAATGAAATTTTAGCAAAACCATTTGATCAAAACTCGAATCAGGTAGGTGGCATGGAGCGTTGTAATGAAGCTGTAACCTGCACTGACAGCGGCGCTCTCGGCCCAGATGCTGGCGAAAACCGCGACTCTTACAATGATGTTGATGACTACCATGGTTTAAATGTTAGCGGTGAAGATATCTTTAATTCTCTCGGTTTAAATACCGAGGTTGATGGCACATACATTTACGCCGGCTTCAATGCGCAAGTGAGTGTATTTTACGACCAAAACCTTGACGGTATTGATGACTTAGCAGTAGGTAATAAAAAGCTTATTACCGTCACTATTACAACACCTGGCGGCGAGCGTATCGTGCTAACTAGCGTAAAGGGTAATTTTTAA
- a CDS encoding pilus assembly FimT family protein gives MATGNNIKQQGFTLIELVIVVVILGLLAATAIPRFLDVPKDAEDATVEGVAGGFATGVGLARAQWEIEGRPQDNNGNNLSFVTIEGILIGIDSDTGYPTGQLNNDSSTEDDSMTRLDCESIFNLIMQSAPTITSTWSAQAVEDFRYFTNVNENAGTGGNDVCHYYLTRTIKNNTNEPTTTSSGNGFVYDPRIGQVIVFSNN, from the coding sequence ATGGCAACGGGTAACAACATAAAACAACAGGGCTTTACGCTTATAGAGCTGGTCATTGTTGTTGTCATCCTTGGGCTTTTAGCTGCTACAGCGATACCGCGTTTCTTAGATGTACCGAAAGATGCAGAAGACGCAACTGTTGAAGGTGTTGCGGGTGGTTTCGCAACAGGTGTCGGTTTAGCGCGAGCACAGTGGGAAATTGAAGGTAGACCACAGGACAACAACGGCAACAATCTAAGCTTTGTCACCATTGAAGGTATTTTAATTGGGATTGACAGCGATACGGGTTATCCAACCGGTCAGCTCAACAACGATTCAAGCACCGAAGATGACAGCATGACTCGTCTGGATTGCGAAAGCATCTTTAACTTAATTATGCAAAGTGCACCAACGATTACGTCAACGTGGAGTGCACAAGCAGTAGAAGATTTTCGATACTTCACTAATGTGAACGAGAATGCAGGAACTGGCGGTAATGATGTTTGTCATTATTACCTGACTAGAACCATTAAGAACAACACTAATGAGCCGACCACCACTAGTTCAGGCAATGGCTTTGTATACGACCCAAGGATTGGTCAGGTGATTGTGTTTAGTAATAACTAA